In one Rutidosis leptorrhynchoides isolate AG116_Rl617_1_P2 chromosome 8, CSIRO_AGI_Rlap_v1, whole genome shotgun sequence genomic region, the following are encoded:
- the LOC139864634 gene encoding uncharacterized protein yields MILALAASKVSEDEEDNEDDIELDVLNNDVFDSYETESDEEGLRKRKIKNIEEHAKADAQIGKTFFYLGQKFESAVEVRESVKCHAIETRRKLVFVKNDKTRIRVRCEGVVSKPNVGVKVSQQSEVGPSNIKTKCGVVGKSKVKLKAKKKKVDKKESCGGPKNDKWVKRDLNIVCEWVLLVSKPKGSKEWEIPIKAARSNLETDLKLVISEYKTYRALRRATKMIQGDYYSQYGKIRDYICELQRANPDSTVKIDVEPGTLKQSTRVFKRIYISLGPLKKGFKAIGRDLLGLDGAFMKEPATGCILSAVGVDSNNGIYPVAYAIVEQECGA; encoded by the exons atgattttggcttTAGCAGCTTCCAAAGTCAGTGAAGATGAAGAGGATAATGAAGATGATATTGAATTAGATGTATTGAACAATGATGTATTTGACAGTTATGAAACTGAAAGTGATGAGGAAGGTTTAAGAAAaaggaaaattaaaaatattgaaGAACATGCTAAAGCTGATGCACAAATTGGTAAGACATTTTTCTATCTTGGCCAAAAGTTTGAAAGTGCTGTAGAGGTTAGAGAATCAGTTAAGTGTCATGCTATTGAAACCAGAAGAAAACTAGTATTTGTTAAGAATGATAAAACAAGGATCCGTGTAAGGTGTGAAGGGGTGGTTAGTAAGCCAAATGTTGGGGTCAAAGTTAGTCAACAATCTGAGGTGGGTCCCAGTAACATAAAGACAAAGTGTGGTGTAGTTGGAAAGAGTAAAGTCAAATTAAAGGCAAAAAAGAAAAAAGTTGATAAGAAAGAATCTTGTGGTGGTCCTAAAAACGACAAATGGGTTAAAAGGGATTTAAATATAGTCTGTGAATGGGTGTTGTTGGTTTCTAAACCTAAAGGCAGTAAAGAATGGGAA ATTCCAATTAAAGCTGCTAGATCTAATTTGGAAACAGATCTGAAATTGGTGATCTCTGAATATAAAACATACAGAGCTTTGAGAAGGGCAACCAAGATGATACAAGGTGATTATTATTCTCAGTATGGTAAGATTAGAGATTATATTTGTGAGTTGCAGAGGGCTAATCCCGATTCCACTGTTAAAATTGATGTTGAGCCTGGAACCCTTAAACAAAGTACAAGGGTATTCAAAAGAATTTACATAAGTTTGGGTCCACTTAAGAAGGGGTTTAAAGCAATTGGTAGAGATCTGTTGGGTTTGGATGGTGCTTTTATGAAAGAACCAGCCACTGGTTGCATCTTGAGTGCTGTAGGTGTTGATTCCAACAATGGCATTTATCCAGTTGCATATGCCATAGTTGAACAAGAATGTGGTGCATAA
- the LOC139864635 gene encoding uncharacterized protein, which translates to MKGSFRGLTYKNHLWRCATVTTVPEFEQSMIQFKEFGNEAYVWLAKIPPQEWARSHFTVRAVSDVLLSNMCEVFNRWLVDARDKPIVTALEYIREYCMKRIVNVKKKILKTTGILTPGASKLFEKIKSDANKCEVLWGGNQRYQVSGQGNEQFVVDIEAKSCACRKWELTGIPCKHAVAVINNMVDNGLEVGEPETWVHPVYLLSTWINTYQFTVEPLNGRTLWEKAEDGYTLVAPNKKSTPGRPKKKRRMSANEKDLVGVDGKLSLQGKLKRCGACGIYGHNKRKCTNGATNGASTSGGGGNKKKKATDGANGGTNGASKSGGNGNKKKKASDGDKKKKRSDGNGKKKT; encoded by the exons ATGAAAGGTAGCTTTAGAGGATTAACATATAAGAACCATTTGTGGAGGTGTGCAACTGTGACAACGGTGCCTGAGTTTGAACAATCCATGATCCAATTTAAAGAGTTTGGTAATGAAGCATATGTTTGGTTAGCTAAGATTCCTCCTCAAGAGTGGGCCAGAAGTCACTTTACTGTGAGGGCTGTGTCTGATGTATTGCTTAGTAACATGTGTGAAGTGTTTAATAGATGGTTAGTTGATGCAAGAGACAAACCAATAGTTACAGCTTTAGAATACATTAGGGAGTATTGTATGAAGAGAATTGTGAATGTTAAAAAGAAGATTTTAAAGACTACTGGAATTTTAACTCCTGGGGCAAGTAAGTTGTTTGAGAAGATCAAGTCTGATGCTAACAAGTGTGAAGTTTTATGGGGAGGAAATCAAAGATATCAAGTTAGTGGACAAGGGAATGAGCAGTTTGTGGTTGATATTGAGGCAAAATCATGTGCTTGTAGGAAGTGGGAACTAACTGGAATACCTTGCAAGCATGCTGTTGCAGTTATCAATAACATGGTAGACAATGGTCTTGAAGTTGGTGAACCAGAAACATGGGTTCATCCAGTTTATTTGTTATCTACTTGGATTAACACATACCAGTTTACGGTTGAACCATTGAATGGAAGAACTTTGTGGGAGAAAGCTGAAGATGGGTACACTCTTGTTGCACCAAATAAGAAATCCACCCCTGGTCGACCAAAGAAAAAGAGAAGAATGTCTGCTAATGAGAAGGATTTGGTTGGTGTAGATGGTAAACTGTCATTACAAG GTAAGTTAAAGAGATGTGGTGCTTGTGGAATTTATGGTCATAATAAAAGAAAGTGTACTAATGGGGCTACTAATGGGGCATCTACAAGTGGTGGTGgtggaaataaaaagaaaaaggcaACTGATGGTGCTAATGGGGGTACTAATGGGGCATCAAAAAGTGGTGGTAATGGAAATAAGAAGAAAAAGGCATCTGATGGTGACAAGAAGAAGAAAAGGAGTGATGGTAATGGGAAGAAGAAGACTTAA